The following are encoded in a window of Alosa sapidissima isolate fAloSap1 chromosome 12, fAloSap1.pri, whole genome shotgun sequence genomic DNA:
- the gpx7 gene encoding glutathione peroxidase 7 isoform X1, with protein MFVAALVFLPILSQLIDAKQKDFYTFKVVNIRGRLVSLEKYRGSVSLVVNVASDCGFTEAHYTDLQQLQRDFGPYHFNVLAFPCNQFGQQEPGSDKEIDSFVRRVYGVSFPLFSKIGVVGAGANNAFKYLAEASGKEPNWNFWKYLIDVDGKVVDGWGPKTPVQEIRPKVAEMVRKLILKKKTEL; from the exons ATGTTTGTAGCGGCCCTTGTATTTTTACCTATATTGTCTCAACTTATCGATGCCAAGCAGAAAGATTTTTACACATTCAAAGTCGTTAATATTAGAGGACGATTAGTGTCTTTGGAAAAGTACAGAGGTTCG GTGTCTCTGGTGGTGAATGTGGCCAGTGACTGTGGCTTCACTGAGGCGCACTACACAGACCTGCAGCAGCTGCAGCGTGACTTCGGGCCGTACCACTTCAATGTGCTTGCATTCCCCTGCAATCAGTTTGGACAGCAGGAACCGGGCAGCGACAAGGAAATTGACAGCTTCGTGAGGCGGGTCTACGGTGTGTCTTTTCCACTCTTCAGCAAGATTGGTGTGGTGGGGGCAGGGGCCAACAACGCCTTCAAGTACCTCGCTG AAGCGTCTGGGAAGGAACCTAACTGGAACTTCTGGAAGTATCTCATTGATGTTGATGGAAAAGTTGTTGATGGTTGGGGTCCCAAGACGCCTGTTCAAGAAATCCGACCAAAAGTAGCCGAGATGGTCCGTAAACTTATCCTAAAGAAGAAAACTGAACTTTAG
- the gpx7 gene encoding glutathione peroxidase 7 isoform X2, giving the protein MSSDGMEVNNIMVSLVVNVASDCGFTEAHYTDLQQLQRDFGPYHFNVLAFPCNQFGQQEPGSDKEIDSFVRRVYGVSFPLFSKIGVVGAGANNAFKYLAEASGKEPNWNFWKYLIDVDGKVVDGWGPKTPVQEIRPKVAEMVRKLILKKKTEL; this is encoded by the exons ATGTCCTCTGATGGAATGGAAGTAAACAACATTATG GTGTCTCTGGTGGTGAATGTGGCCAGTGACTGTGGCTTCACTGAGGCGCACTACACAGACCTGCAGCAGCTGCAGCGTGACTTCGGGCCGTACCACTTCAATGTGCTTGCATTCCCCTGCAATCAGTTTGGACAGCAGGAACCGGGCAGCGACAAGGAAATTGACAGCTTCGTGAGGCGGGTCTACGGTGTGTCTTTTCCACTCTTCAGCAAGATTGGTGTGGTGGGGGCAGGGGCCAACAACGCCTTCAAGTACCTCGCTG AAGCGTCTGGGAAGGAACCTAACTGGAACTTCTGGAAGTATCTCATTGATGTTGATGGAAAAGTTGTTGATGGTTGGGGTCCCAAGACGCCTGTTCAAGAAATCCGACCAAAAGTAGCCGAGATGGTCCGTAAACTTATCCTAAAGAAGAAAACTGAACTTTAG